Proteins found in one Zea mays cultivar B73 chromosome 1, Zm-B73-REFERENCE-NAM-5.0, whole genome shotgun sequence genomic segment:
- the LOC100275867 gene encoding uncharacterized protein LOC100275867, which yields MERDRRAARSDFVRFRLVCKLWMDGSGIRKPRELGARVIDHSFHPRRWILLTEEKEEADEATPTPTRRTLLNLTTRKTIQVDLPELAGHSVVPGPTAAPEGMLVVRDLRNRWG from the coding sequence ATGGAGCGCGACCGCCGCGCCGCACGCTCCGACTTCGTGCGGTTCCGCCTGGTGTGCAAGCTGTGGATGGACGGCAGCGGCATCAGGAAGCCCCGTGAGTTGGGCGCACGCGTCATCGACCACAGCTTCCACCCTCGCCGGTGGATCCTGctgacggaggagaaggaggaggctGATGAGGCgacgcccacgcccacgcgccGCACGCTGCTTAACCTCACCACCCGGAAGACCATCCAGGTGGATCTGCCGGAGCTCGCTGGGCACTCCGTGGTCCCCGGACCCACCGCGGCGCCGGAGGGCATGCTGGTGGTGCGCGATCTGAGAAACCGTTGGGGCTGA